CCTGGTTGCTATGCTTGAAACGATGACCAGGCCCGCCGGCGACACCCTGACCCGGTCCAAGACCGAGACCAAGACCAAGACGCCGCCCATGTACCGGGTCCTGCTTTTAAACGACGACTACACGCCGATGGACTTCGTGGTCGAGGTGCTGGTGCGCTACTTCCGCAAGACCGGCGAGGAGGCCACGCGCATCATGCTGAGCGTGCATCAGCAGGGCGCGGGCGTCTGCGGGGTCTACGCCTTCGAGATCGCCGAGACCAAGGTCGCGCAGGTGACGCGCGCCGCCCGCGGGGCCGGCTATCCGCTGCGCTGCACGCTGGAGCCCGAGTGATCTCGGCGCCCCTGCGCGAGACGGTGCGGCGCGCGCTCGAGCTGGCCGAGGCGCGCGGCCACGAGTACGCCGGGCTCGAGCACCTGCTGTTGGCGCTGCTACAGGACCCCGACGCCGAAGCGGTCTTGCGCCTCTGCGGGGTGGACATAGCGGCGCTCGAGCTGGAGCTGGAGGGCTCGTTGGAGGCGCAGGAGCGCCTGCTTGAGGACGCCGAGGCGGAGAGCATACCCACCGTCGCCTTCGAGCGCGTCCTTCAGCGCGCCGCCCTGGCGATGCAGCGCGCGGGCCGCCAGGAGGC
This region of Deinococcota bacterium genomic DNA includes:
- the clpS gene encoding ATP-dependent Clp protease adapter ClpS, with product MTRPAGDTLTRSKTETKTKTPPMYRVLLLNDDYTPMDFVVEVLVRYFRKTGEEATRIMLSVHQQGAGVCGVYAFEIAETKVAQVTRAARGAGYPLRCTLEPE
- the clpA gene encoding ATP-dependent Clp protease ATP-binding subunit ClpA (ATPase and specificity subunit of the ClpA-ClpP ATP dependent serine protease; directs protease to specific substrates); this encodes MISAPLRETVRRALELAEARGHEYAGLEHLLLALLQDPDAEAVLRLCGVDIAALELELEGSLEAQERLLEDAEAESIPTVAFERVLQRAALAMQRAGRQEASGANVLVALFDEPMARACLLLEAHGLDRLAVTGVLAGGVTTGVSGGGVSGGAAAAQERARPGEAGVDEP